Proteins from a genomic interval of Siniperca chuatsi isolate FFG_IHB_CAS linkage group LG10, ASM2008510v1, whole genome shotgun sequence:
- the calcrl2 gene encoding calcitonin gene-related peptide type 1 receptor isoform X1: MWIFGRKDSLTAHSKKRNMWRTLTFSLIVTLALGTEVSQSEDVGSMVAVEKAMEEQQENFSDISTVLGKSRHQILAAQFECYLKIIHDPSRTEEGTHCNRTWDGWLCWGDSAPGTVMQMCPAYFLDFDPAEKVTKVCNPDGQWFHHPVSNRVWTNYTQCQAYTKDKLKFTISLYYLAMVGHGLSIVSLIICLIIFSYFKSLSCQRISLHKNMFLSFILNSIVTIMWLSLTMVNNQAMNAGNPVSCKVLAVLTQYTTISNYFWMLCEGIYLHTLIIVAVFVGEQQLFWYYVVGWGFPVIPAITYAVARGLFFNDKCWISSHTHLLYIIHGPIQAALLVNFFFLLNIVRVLITKLKETHCAESTAYMKAVRATLILIPLLGVQYILFPWRPEGRISRAIYDLFINICSHFQGLMVAIIFCFCNAEAQTALQRKWAQWKSAWGKTGWGETPITKNHFNYHTNSSITETSRATINLEQPSAPSEQNKNSHFLFSMQQKANGQQTNSQTCHNGEVDMLNKLETTDV; this comes from the exons AAACATGTGGAGGACCCTAACATTCTCACTGATAGTTACACTGGCATTGGGCACAGAG GTTTCCCAGTCTGAGGATGTGGGGTCCATGGTTGCTGTTGAGAAGGCGATGGAGGAACAGCAGGAGAATTTCAGTGACATATCCACCGTACTAGGAAAGTCCAGACACCAGATCCTGGCTGCTCAGTTTGAGTGCTACCTGAAGATAATCCATGATCCATCACGTACAGAAGAAG GCACTCACTGTAACCGTACGTGGGACGGCTGGCTGTGCTGGGGGGATTCAGCTCCGGGGACTGTCATGCAGATGTGTCCTGCATACTTTCTCGACTTTGACCCTGCTG AGAAAGTTACTAAAGTGTGTAATCCTGATGGCCAGTGGTTCCACCACCCAGTGAGCAACAGAGTCTGGACTAACTACACCCAGTGTCAGGCCTACACCAAAGACAAACTCAAG TTTACCATTAGTCTCTACTACCTGGCCATGGTGGGTCATGGCCTATCTATTGTCTCCCTCATCATCTGTCTGATCATCTTCTCCTACTTCAA gaGTCTTAGCTGCCAGAGAATCTCCCTCCACAAGAATATGTTTCTCTCCTTCATCTTGAACTCCATTGTTACTATAATGTGGCTCTCGCTCACTATGGTCAATAACCAAGCCATGAATGCCGGCAACCCC GTGAGCTGTAAGGTCCTGGCTGTGCTTACTCAGTATACGACTATTTCCAACTACTTCTGGATGCTGTGTGAAGGCATCTACCTCCACACGCTCATCATAGTGGCCGTCTTTGTCGGGGAACAGCAACTCTTCTGGTACTACGTCGTGGGATGGG GTTTTCCCGTCATTCCTGCCATCACGTATGCTGTGGCTCGTGGTCTCTTCTTTAACGACAA gtGTTGgatcagctcacacacacacctgctctaTATCATTCATGGGCCCATTCAAGCTGCACTGCTT GtgaactttttctttctcctgaaCATCGTCCGAGTCCTGATCACCAAGCTGAAAGAGACCCACTGCGCTGAGTCCACAGCCTACATGAAGGCGGTGAGAGCCACCCTCATCCTCATCCCTCTGCTGGGTGTCCAGTACATCCTTTTCCCCTGGAGGCCAGAGGGACGCATCAGCCGGGCCATCTATGATCTCTTTATAAATATCTGCTCCCATTTCCAG GGACTCATGGTGGCAATTATATTCTGTTTCTGCAATGCTGAG GCCCAGACAGCGCTGCAGAGGAAGTGGGCTCAGTGGAAGTCTGCCTGGGGTAAAACCGGTTGGGGAGAAACACCTATCACCAAGAACCACTTTAACTACCACACCAACTCCTCCATTACCGAAACCAGCCGTGCCACCATCAACTTGGAGCAGCCTTCTGCGCCttctgaacaaaacaaaaatagccACTTCTTGTTCAGCATGCAGCAGAAAGCCAACGGGCAGCAGACGAACAGCCAGACATGCCACAACGGGGAAGTGGACATGCTCAACAAGTTGGAGACCACGGACGTCTGA
- the calcrl2 gene encoding calcitonin gene-related peptide type 1 receptor isoform X2 yields MSPWSTEGSLQNMWRTLTFSLIVTLALGTEVSQSEDVGSMVAVEKAMEEQQENFSDISTVLGKSRHQILAAQFECYLKIIHDPSRTEEGTHCNRTWDGWLCWGDSAPGTVMQMCPAYFLDFDPAEKVTKVCNPDGQWFHHPVSNRVWTNYTQCQAYTKDKLKFTISLYYLAMVGHGLSIVSLIICLIIFSYFKSLSCQRISLHKNMFLSFILNSIVTIMWLSLTMVNNQAMNAGNPVSCKVLAVLTQYTTISNYFWMLCEGIYLHTLIIVAVFVGEQQLFWYYVVGWGFPVIPAITYAVARGLFFNDKCWISSHTHLLYIIHGPIQAALLVNFFFLLNIVRVLITKLKETHCAESTAYMKAVRATLILIPLLGVQYILFPWRPEGRISRAIYDLFINICSHFQGLMVAIIFCFCNAEAQTALQRKWAQWKSAWGKTGWGETPITKNHFNYHTNSSITETSRATINLEQPSAPSEQNKNSHFLFSMQQKANGQQTNSQTCHNGEVDMLNKLETTDV; encoded by the exons AAACATGTGGAGGACCCTAACATTCTCACTGATAGTTACACTGGCATTGGGCACAGAG GTTTCCCAGTCTGAGGATGTGGGGTCCATGGTTGCTGTTGAGAAGGCGATGGAGGAACAGCAGGAGAATTTCAGTGACATATCCACCGTACTAGGAAAGTCCAGACACCAGATCCTGGCTGCTCAGTTTGAGTGCTACCTGAAGATAATCCATGATCCATCACGTACAGAAGAAG GCACTCACTGTAACCGTACGTGGGACGGCTGGCTGTGCTGGGGGGATTCAGCTCCGGGGACTGTCATGCAGATGTGTCCTGCATACTTTCTCGACTTTGACCCTGCTG AGAAAGTTACTAAAGTGTGTAATCCTGATGGCCAGTGGTTCCACCACCCAGTGAGCAACAGAGTCTGGACTAACTACACCCAGTGTCAGGCCTACACCAAAGACAAACTCAAG TTTACCATTAGTCTCTACTACCTGGCCATGGTGGGTCATGGCCTATCTATTGTCTCCCTCATCATCTGTCTGATCATCTTCTCCTACTTCAA gaGTCTTAGCTGCCAGAGAATCTCCCTCCACAAGAATATGTTTCTCTCCTTCATCTTGAACTCCATTGTTACTATAATGTGGCTCTCGCTCACTATGGTCAATAACCAAGCCATGAATGCCGGCAACCCC GTGAGCTGTAAGGTCCTGGCTGTGCTTACTCAGTATACGACTATTTCCAACTACTTCTGGATGCTGTGTGAAGGCATCTACCTCCACACGCTCATCATAGTGGCCGTCTTTGTCGGGGAACAGCAACTCTTCTGGTACTACGTCGTGGGATGGG GTTTTCCCGTCATTCCTGCCATCACGTATGCTGTGGCTCGTGGTCTCTTCTTTAACGACAA gtGTTGgatcagctcacacacacacctgctctaTATCATTCATGGGCCCATTCAAGCTGCACTGCTT GtgaactttttctttctcctgaaCATCGTCCGAGTCCTGATCACCAAGCTGAAAGAGACCCACTGCGCTGAGTCCACAGCCTACATGAAGGCGGTGAGAGCCACCCTCATCCTCATCCCTCTGCTGGGTGTCCAGTACATCCTTTTCCCCTGGAGGCCAGAGGGACGCATCAGCCGGGCCATCTATGATCTCTTTATAAATATCTGCTCCCATTTCCAG GGACTCATGGTGGCAATTATATTCTGTTTCTGCAATGCTGAG GCCCAGACAGCGCTGCAGAGGAAGTGGGCTCAGTGGAAGTCTGCCTGGGGTAAAACCGGTTGGGGAGAAACACCTATCACCAAGAACCACTTTAACTACCACACCAACTCCTCCATTACCGAAACCAGCCGTGCCACCATCAACTTGGAGCAGCCTTCTGCGCCttctgaacaaaacaaaaatagccACTTCTTGTTCAGCATGCAGCAGAAAGCCAACGGGCAGCAGACGAACAGCCAGACATGCCACAACGGGGAAGTGGACATGCTCAACAAGTTGGAGACCACGGACGTCTGA